Within the Periplaneta americana isolate PAMFEO1 chromosome 6, P.americana_PAMFEO1_priV1, whole genome shotgun sequence genome, the region TCATTTTACGGTATTGTATCAATTGCAATATGACCTTGTAATATTCTTATCacagtttttttctttcatttaaaggATCATTATATATCAAAATTGTCAATTGTCATTTTTGTAAACAGTCTATTCGGAGCATTATCGGAATAAATCTGTGACTAATGCCAGATCAAAGAGATTCCTAGCCATGGTAATTATCTTATTAGATTATTTATACTTACTCAAACACTGCAACACAATCGCCACTGCCAAATCTTGATATATGAATAAAGAAGTGTGGAGTTCCATTCTCGTGCACGTCTGAATCACTAAATACTACTATTGATCGTGATACACTAAAAATATCATATCCTGCCTCCAACAACCCTCTTAACATACACATTGTATTAAACATTCTATTTCTGTATTGCATATTTGTTAAAAGTATTTTTGCAATAATTCAAAAAACAGTTTCTTCACTTTGTGGAATGATAAACCCTATCTAAAAGTGAATAGAATTATATATTTGGTTTATAGAATTTTTATTGCTAAAACACATTGCACACTCAATATACATGTCTAATTTAAATGCATTATAAATGCAAAACTTCTCTATACAAGTGTACCTGCAAGTGAACACACATGAGATCCACCACCCACCTGTTCCCAGCCCCTTGTGCTGAAAAGTGCCTATTATACATTAAATAATTAGTCTGTATTTGGCAATGCTTGGGGAGGAAATAATTTCACTTGTAAATATAAAATCAATCCTAAATTTGTGACTGTTTTAGGAATcataaaaataggaaaatgagTATAATGCAAATAATATAACACTGTATTAGTACAGTACAGGAAGAATTCACTGTGTACTTTGACTAGCTAGAAAAATGGAATGTCCAATTGTGCAGCATTAATATAAAACTGCAATGACTGGAATGtttgaaatacaatttacatCAGTCCAAAACCTGCCCTAACCAGTCAATCCTGTACGGCACTGTTTCAATACTGATAATTCTGAGGCTACAGTTCTTCGTGTTGAAAGGATTGGAGGATGTTGATGCGCTGCtgcatttcttctttcttctccttgCTCATTTTACCCTTTGCAAGACCCTGAACTCTCTTCAGTTCATTCGGTACAAAATCATCTCCTTTATCTAAGGCCTTTCGCATCGTCTTCACATACACTTCTGCAGTTTTTTGATCAGCCCTACCAGTCGTCTTATCCCAAAGATCTTCTGCCTCGCGAAGCAATGCCTTTTTCACCTCTGGGTCCCGAACTTGAGAAAATTTTGCAGCAATCTTGTCAAAAGCCTCCAAGCAACCAGGTAAGCCAATATGGACGTTTGACTTGGTACGAATGAACTTCTTAATATTGTCTGCTGTGAATTCAGAATCCGAGAAAGTATATGGTTCAGATATTCCTTGTACAAAAAGTTTAACTACCGGAAAATCATCTTTGCTGACTTTATAACGTTCTGCAAGATCTGCATTTTCCTTTTCTCCATAATCTTTAACTCCAACTTCACCCACTAATAAGTCGGGGACAGTATGAGCGGCTTCTGCTACTTTTGCAAATTCATCGTGCTTAGTGCCATAGGGATAGGCCACATCAAATTTAATCACTACTGCTTTAAATTTGGATATTACCTGAAATGATAAATGAcatctatattaaaatctcaaAATTGATTATATTCATGTCTCCGTTTAGtatgaattatattaatataacctGCATTGTTTAGTatgaattatatcaacataaccgGCATAATCGTAGATTAAACTTACTTTATCAAAAGTAAATATATCCAGTGGTACACAACCTTTGCAATTAATAGCATCCGTAGATATAATTAGGTACAAGATCACTACGATGATGTATTGTAAATTCAttagcattttaaaaataaaatacgcaGACTTCACAGCAAGGAACTATCACTACCACGTCAAAATATTAACACAACTCTTATGCAGCCGGTTTTGGTATACGAACGATAGTAATGACATGTACAGTATGACGTGCTTTCACACGATAGGTTATTGAGAAATGAAAGCGAAGATATAATATTCAGGATACCTTGAATTCTAGTGTCGTGATGGATAGATTACAAAATGCCTTTGGTCGTGACTTTCTGCTAATACAAAATATGAGAACGCACCCAATATGGCTCAATGTGACATATAATGGCTCCATAGAATAGTTATCTAGTTGCCACGAATTACGTGAATTAAAGAATGGCTGCTGTAGAGGATTGTTTGAATCAACATTATTCACGAACAAAGTATTTTCATGGATATATAAGAAACAGCGTTATAATTAGTGGACCAGAATTATGTGAAGACAACAGAAAGTGAAGCATAAGGGTAAGTTACCTTGTTTCATCTCGTATATTTATGAAATACACAGGTATGTTTTTTAAAGTTCTATTCCATTGAATCTTCGATCTCGTCACGCACTAAACACGATATAGGCCAGTCATTTTCAACTGTCAACCTATGACGTCGAAGCGCGTTTCCCCTCTCGGAGCAGAGCTAGTAGAGCATGTGAGGGAGGGTACCGGTAATGTTGTGTCTCCactatttaaacatctccattccttccattgccaTTTCTCCTACTTTGCTCTTAGGCTTATAGTTATGCTTCCCCTCTGAAGGAGCTCGTGAGTagagacgtgtgacgtcacagagctaGCAGTTGGAAATGCCTGATATAGGCCAATcgctatctcgtgaaacctacctgtgcgtgaagagaaggaaaaaaatggatgggaagcttcccttcctcgctacgcttcgacttgcagctgtagctagctcacttacccccactcTAAGGATCTTACTATAATCTACGGCTCACGAATGcattggtttcacgagataacgaatgatctaTACTGACGTCTGATTTGTGTTGTGTTCTTTCATGATGAAATGAAACTGAGAAATTGTATAACTTTACAAATAAAGGCTACATATGAGTACTTATCCGGAAAAATAAAGACGCGAATTTTCATAAGGTCGACGATCAGTGACAAGTTTGGTTTTTCAAACTTTTGGTAGTGTGCCTTGCAAATATGCTttttgatagatagatttatagatttattgatattagttcacaaaagtacaaacttaatcattttaaaaactgagctatatacaaaagtagttatacataataaatatacaatttcctaaactaattaatttatcgcaaatctcagtaattaattgttcaaacttgcacttacgtctaattttagtgcatgtttaaaccaatcgtgataaatattaaaactttaaaacttattcatctgctccttttcacaattttctaccatgaacattttaaaagtaatttttcttcttttttttttcttttcttttttactttaaacatctaaatttatgctataactttcatatttatgtttaattataggttcacttatgccatcatactgcatccaggttagcagttgtttacatatagccagcacactgcaatagctgaatcggtatttctCAGTGAGTACAGTAGGTCAGTCTAAATTCCTGCAACAATGCTTTTTGATAGACAGGTACACAGATTTACCCCGGACTGAAGAAAGAAGTGCTTTCACGCGTAGTGCAACAAGGCCCTAATTGTGGTACCACTGGGTTACGTGATGATTTCGTGTGAAAATATCTGAAAAAGTCATCGGTCGGATATATAAAAGACGAAGGTATCTGGGCGAGTTGGGTGAGTTTATAACTTTCGCAGTGACCATCACATCGTCTTTAGAATGGTGTgctacaattttgtaattatgatgattttcaaaattttaagtacTTCTTTCTCTCGTATGTTGTGTGTAGTGGGATCGAAGATTCACCTTTATTTTTAATCTCCGAGCCTACTAAAACTATCTTCATAAATTCAAAACTGAactgttttggaaaaaaaaagtattttaagccGTGCAGATATTAGTTACTTCAATTCTATTACgctttttattaaatatgttttaaggtacatgatatgataaatgtcttCTGATAGAAGTTTTATGCTGTTTGAATCATGAACGTAAGTCTTACCGTTAATTTCTTTGCCTTCTATGAAAGGAAGAGGATGCAGCTTTTCCTCTAGATAGAAAATAGTTTCTTGCACCTCTTTAGACGAAGGCGAGAGGATCATAAAGTTGTCGTGTAAGTGGTGGAAATAATTATCTCTTTTTTTATCTCTGGACGTTGAATTAAAGATACTGAGATATCTATAAGATAAAATGGTGTAATACTTATGTAAGAGACGTTTAAACATAATTTATCGCACATTAGAACCGAATGAGATGGCCGTAGGTAGCAAGTTACCATGGTACGCTCAAGACCAACGCCGTAGGTTAATGGTTCAGTGTCTGAGATCGACTGTACACTACTGATTGTGGTTTCATAATAATTTGTTCTAAGTAAGCCACGACGGTCTTCGTTAAAATTCTCTTGGAGGCTTACTCGCTAATTATTCGTAATTGTTACAGGATATCATCACAGCAACGCATAGGCTTATTATCCATTATAACTTAAAACGTTTTTAAATAATACGGTATAATAAATGGAATAAGACACATATAGTGTCATATTTATTGTTCGAAAGAGTACACACACAAAACATAAACGTGTGTGGAATTACTTATAATGCAAAAGAATCAATTTTCcgtaatataaaattaacaatgctGTGATAGCAGATAAAGCGTAGAATGTAAGTAACTTAAGAACTATTAACGGCGTAATTTCGTTTTGTACGTAATCGCGCACGAACAACACATCAAAACCTATTAGAAAACAATCTGATCGGTTCTATCAGTGTTCTGAATATTATGCCAAGTATCTTTTGTGGAAATAATACTTTCTTTCTTAAGTAGCAGACGTGGTAGATTGTGAGTAACAAATACCATGCAATAGTGTGTAAATCGTGGCCTGCAAACCATGAGAGTATTTCCAGTTTCATGCAAAATACAATGAATGACCAGTAGCGTAAGTTGCCTATTCCACTGGCAAGTCAGGCGCAGTGAGTTTTCCTCGTCCCGTCTTCCATTACGTGCTGCGATCTGGAGGTGAAAGCTACAAACGTGGTTGCACATCATTTAAGGGGACCATTGCACTTCACCGGGCCCTTGGACCATATCTGAGTGTTTCTGCAATTAATAGTGCGGTGCGCGGTTAGTGTAAAGGCTATGTGGTATTGCTGCTGATTAACTAGTGGGAATAATACGAGTTTCAAGCCGGCAGCCCTCTTCTTCATATCCACCAGGTAACTAGACTTTTAGCAGGGCAGCCATACCCCTATACGGTATTGATTGTTGGAGGGGTAGGCTGTTACATTGCTCATGATAAAGAAAAATCGAGGGTTATTATATTCTCTGTCGTTATCCACATGAATTAATATATTTGGTACAgtttcatatttttatcattCAACCGACTTCACGCGAGTGGTCAAAAGCGGCCAGTTCCCTAGCTCTTAAGTCATGGGTCAATCTCATGTCAGTGTCCAGCCATATAGCACATTCATTATGTGCCAGTGGCGTACCAACTTTATGAAATTATGGGGCAATAaactttatttcaattaactTTGTAATTCGGGAATATATTCTTTCCAATAtttgatttcttattttttttctataacgCTACATTGCTTCAAAGAAAGTCCATTGTTGCAGACTTTAACGCTTCTTTAAGTAATAACTGCTTTATCCGTATATTTAATTCACTTCTTAGTTTTAGGGAGAAACGATTTACTGCTTGTTGGTGTCAGATCGATAGAGCTCTCCCGTTGTTATCAATAGCTCATATTCGATAACACACTAAGTAGTTAGTCTTTGGTGGTAGACCGATTCGATTCTCTTTTCGTGTTTCGTGTAGCCTTTTCAACTGttgatatattgtataatatgtaatatatcttATTGCATAACTTTCTGAGTAGAGAATCAGTGCATTAGACAAGCTCATTCTTCCTACttgttatttatgtatatgttTGAGAAGTTCAGCTCACAATGTTACGATTTGAGACAGAGCCACCATAAATCATTATATTCATGTCAATGCCTGACATAACAGAGgactatatttttgaaaatacaattaGAGAAACAGTATTATGCTTCGAACGAATATCAGGCGCATATAAATAATCTAAAATACGAGTACTTTAATGTCTAGTGTTGTCTTTACGTGAAACAGGGTGTTCAACTTCACTTCATCTTTGTAGGGAAAAATATACAGTTGACTGGCTGCGTAAGCCTCTTGAAACGACTGTCATTTTTTTTAGTTAGCTGTGCAGTTACAGCGAGTCCGTGGACTGCCAAGACAGACGTGGGCAATAGGATATGAATTCGTTGCTGTCGTTAATACACACggtgtttaaaaaaaatgaatcctACATGTAAAATTACAGACAAGCAAACTAAGCTGACAATGATATTTCCATACATCTCTACTTGAAGTTTTGTCTTTTCCAGTACGCAGTTTCAATCTTCATTGCTGACATCAGTCGTAAGAGAAGATAATTATTCGCTTTTAATACAGGGCTAGAGGCAAAGCTTAAGTTAACTCTATCTACAAGCCGACCTAATCTTTATAAATACATTGTTTTACTTCTGATCGCAGaagtacaattatttaaaattaaaattgcatttgCGTTGAACAATACGATTTTCAGTTAGGTTTACGGGTTCTGCATAGCCTACAGTATATCAATACGGAACAGACTCTTTATACGTATAATTTACTCGAGggacatacagtatattattttatcttgAGTTGTATTACATAATAATTTGGAAAGTgccgaaaatattaaaaaaaacttgggAAATGCTCCCaaatcagttaaaaataataaaaatattccaaattcaaCTTCAGTGCTCTATTTTTACGACACTCATTTGCTTTTGAGGTTCGTTTCTGTGTAATGACTACTGTGCTGTTTTCTCGTGGAAAATTTAAACTAGAGAATAACTATAGGCCTGTATCAGTAGCAGGAAAATTGTTCTttaataatttctattttatatacatatatacatactacTGATTAAAATCCAATCTTAGACCTAACTTCGAATCTAATGTAGGTCTATTGTTGGAAGAAGTTCTATTTTAcgttgttaatatattaaattatctgTAAgatccgtaaaaatttgttttatttaactacctcttttgatctcattat harbors:
- the wbl gene encoding endoplasmic reticulum resident protein 29, coding for MLMNLQYIIVVILYLIISTDAINCKGCVPLDIFTFDKVISKFKAVVIKFDVAYPYGTKHDEFAKVAEAAHTVPDLLVGEVGVKDYGEKENADLAERYKVSKDDFPVVKLFVQGISEPYTFSDSEFTADNIKKFIRTKSNVHIGLPGCLEAFDKIAAKFSQVRDPEVKKALLREAEDLWDKTTGRADQKTAEVYVKTMRKALDKGDDFVPNELKRVQGLAKGKMSKEKKEEMQQRINILQSFQHEEL